A segment of the Rattus norvegicus strain BN/NHsdMcwi chromosome 16, GRCr8, whole genome shotgun sequence genome:
CTTTctgctagctgggctgccttgtgtggtcaCAGTAGGAGAGGAGCTAAAATGTCCGCACTATTTTATCTAGGGTGAATAAGACCAGCTACAATatagtaaatttatatatgatataaaaatctTACCTTCCAAAAATCTTACatgcttcacttcttttttaTGTGCTGGTGTTCTTGCACTGTGGCATAGATTTATAAGTTATGGTTATTGCactattcataagaaaaacatttagcgaGCATTTGAAGCCCTTTATATTTCAGTCCCCTGTATCTTAGTTTAGATGTTCACAAACAATGTTTTTTGAAaccggatctcactatgtagccatgctgGTCTGAAACCCACCCCATAGACCATGTTGGACTTAACTCACAAAGGTCTGTGTGTCTCCTACCTCCCACAGTCTGGGATGTAATTCATGGAACTACAGGTCTAGTCAaacaattttgaatttatttttcagcAATTCACTATGACTGTTGACTGGTATCCTTGTGACTTTCTCAAGAGAAAACATGAGGCATGGTTAGCTTTTAAATAGAACACAAACTAAAAGGctcaagcatgcatacacacaatcagtcaatcaatctctctctctctctctctctctctctctctctgtctgtctctctctctctctctgactctctgtctctctctgtctctctctctgtctctctctgtctctctctgtctctctctgtctctctctgtctctctctgtctctgtctctctctctctctctctctctctctcactctctctctctctctctctctcctccctccctccctcttaaaAACTCTAAAGAGAATATTTGCCTTGCTCAGGGATGTATGGCAGTAGACTCTTAGGGAACACTAGGAGGAAAGATTCCAGGTCTGCAAGGAGATAAGAACTCCAGAGGACAAACAACAAAGTGAAATAACCTGGAcgcctggggctctcagagactgaaccaccaaccacagaacatacacgggctggactcacaccttcccactcatatgtagcagaagagcaGCTAGGTTTTCATATGGGTCCCAGTCAACTGGGATGGGGCCTATCAAAAAGCTGTTGCTTATACATGGGATACCTCCTTCTAGCTGAGTTGCCTTGTCTGaccttggagagagaggaagtgtctacccttgcagagacttgaagtgccagggtgtggGGATATATAGGGGATCCATGACTGCTCGgaggtgaaggggaaggggaaccgGAAAGGACTGTGGaatagggagactgagacagggtcagtgagtttgatgtaaaatgaataagaaaaaataaaattaaatatttcaaagagcatTAAGTTTTGAAAGGAGAGTGAGCTCTCTCTAGAAAGGCTCACCTTAAAGCACAGAtctgttgtctggaaataatGGCTCAACATAAACATTAGGTAAACATGTGTACTAAACAGGGAATTTcagcataataattttatttcatatggaagGGAATATAGCTTTGTAAGATCAATTTTTTTAGAGCTAAACATTCACAAAATCTAGGAGAAGATTTATAATTCTAAAATACCAGAatatgtggaaggaaatgaactatTTATATATCCACATTAAAAGCTCCATCTGAAATGTGACACAAAAATGTCTTGGACTGCAATATCACCAACATTGCTAGTTAATTACGGGATGAAAGTTTACCGAACACCTCCTAGCAAAAGGTAGTTTTCTACTGCATTGGACATTTCAAACAGATCATTAGGAAACACTATTTATTACCTGTGATTATGTAACATATAATTCTAAAGATATGGCTTATACTGTCATTTTTAAGGTCAGAAATTATAAAaactgtgtcaaaataaaaaatactgaagtaGACCAACAGCTGATCTAGcttattctttgtcttggttcatgACTCACGAACTGAACTACTGAGCTATGTAGCATTCCTGGTactgctgttcttttgttgtgttgGAACAGTCTCTTTTCTAGCTCATATTTCGTGTGTAAtaagctttctaaatatttctctgagtttttcaaatcatttaatatCATATTAATATTCCTGACTTAAGCAATTCTCACCATCAAGAACAGCACTAAGATTGTAGAAGAGAAGAAACTGTACCTGTTTGACACTTGCACGGCCTGTGCATCTGCACTCATTGATTCTAAGAAGTTTATCATTTCAgtctgattttcatatgttgcaAGTTGCAGTGGTGTCAAGCCATACtgtaaagaaaacaatattacattttataaaacaacttGTTTCTCAACTGAAAGTTCATCACAGATTttgtgaacataaacacacactgtaCTGAGTCACAAGGCATCATTTTTCCTACAACACCTGCTGTGCTTTCCACACacagctctcttcttccctttgacaCATCTTTTGTCTACACAACACTGCATATGAACACCAATCCCTTCCAGAATTTTCACCAAACACTCAATGGTTCCAATCTTCTTAGCTCCAAAGACTAGGACCTCCATGGACACAACCCCAAAATATAAAGTTTGGTATGCCCCTGTTGAAGGAGTGTGCTCAAGAGGTATCTGGAGCAGAGTTTCTCAATCTGCActccaaatatatttcttttctaaactaaAAATTATCTCCCAAGGGCAATAGCATCTTCTATGAATACcaaaacttttgaaaatcataaaaatgttttgtatattttctcaatgatcagattttctaatttgcctgacacctctctcctttcccagtctgCCCTCATCCCTGAGCCAAACACACATCAATACCTTCTTAGCAGCAACCCAGTTCTATATATTCTATAATCATTAAActtgaaatgtatttctttttcttgttggtgtagatgtgatgtgatgtgtgtgtgtatgtgtgtgtgtgtctgtgtgtgtctgtgtgtgtctgtgtgtaatccTAAAGCCTATACTCTTGAATTTCAAACTTAAAGTCAACGCTGAGACAAAATATGctattctgtgggttttttggcactaattataaatacacacacacacacacacacacacacacacacacatatttaaagagaaaaagcgtTCCTCTGAACACATTCAGTGAGAATGCTTGAGGTTCTGCATGTAGAAAATAGGTCTGAGTGTCCCAGCTAGAAGTAGCTAGAAGTGCATTGGGAATGAAGTTGAATGACCTTTACCTCTGTTTTGGCTTCAATATCTACGTTGTACTCCAGGAGCATCTTTACAATTGCTATGCTGCCCCTGGAAATGGCATGGTGAAAGGCTGTATTCCCACTGTAATCCATCAAATTTGGATTAGCATTGTGCCTGAGcaatacacaaacacaatgtGTGTTGTCCCGCTGCGCAGCCTGTGGAAATTGTACAAAGAAATACATCTTCACTTCAAGGAAGCCAAGGGAGACATTTCTACAATGGCACTGAATAGTTTCTCTGAAATCAGACAGAGTTTTAGTTATTCATATTTTCCCTCcattttgacacaaggtcttctTAAATACTCCAGGCTTGACTCATTTAATGATCTCCCCACCACATCTTTTTCCAAGTGGTAGAATTAAGGGGTTCTACCAACCCACCTAGATGTTCTAAGCACTCAGGTCTGTGCTGGTTGGCTGTCACAATGCAGAGATTGCTTGTTTgcttagattttgttctttttgccaaTGTGATACATGCTTAATACACCTGGAAAGATCCTCACTTGAGGAATTGGACTGGCCTCTGGGGCACTGTgtggaactatttttttttatttagacagaAGTAGGAAAGCCCAAGGTCTTGTGGTAGGGGCATGCCTGAGTTCAAAGTTGTATAAAAAAAAGCTGACCAAACCTGTGTAAAAGCCATGGAAAGCTGCATTCTCCCCTGATCTCTAGTTTAGTTCTTCCCCCCAGTTCCTGATTTGAGTTCCTGACCAGGTTTCCCATGAGGATCAACTGGGATGAATAAATGTAAGCTAAATAACTTTTTCCTCTCCTGAGTAAGTTTTGGTCTGTGTTttctcacaacaacagaaaccaaacaaggaCACCTCTAATCCATTTCATACCAAAACAGATGGCCAATAGCTACCTTAATCAACGGTGTGCAGCCTTCATCATCCTGGATGTTAATGTTGGACTTATTTTCTAATAACAGTGTCACTACATCTGGATGGTTGTGGGCACTCGCATAATGCAGCGATGTCCTGCAAATTGAAAACACATTTAGCAACATCTCTGAATTCCCAGTAAGACTATCATCACCTGTAAGTACTACATAATATGAAGGTGATTTCTATCTGATGGAAGAAAGTAACTACAATGTTCTTATTTATTGAGGTCTACTCGAATGTTCATTTACTGTGCTAGGGATATGGTACATGACTCTTCCTATTTAAGGCAGGTGTTCTATCCTGACCTTCTTCGCTGCTCAAAGCAGCCTGTCTGAATCCTAGAAAAGTTCCCAAATTGATCTCAGCTTGAATTTAAATCATACTCTAATATCTGGAACTTACTAGTTACTCCTCGGTATTTTCAGGAGCTCCATGACTCCATGTCCCCATCCAAGGGATGAACATTAAACATATCTTAATAGGGGCTACTCTGATGTTTCAGTTCGAATGGGGAAGAAATCTGCTACAACACTACAAGCATTTCCAGCTCCTGAGAGCTCAGCATTTCCTGATCATGGTAATGATTTCTCTTCCTAGTGATAACAAACAGAACTATTCTGTGAGAGAAAAACAGGATTTTATCAGcagtacacataaaaaaattcatataaaagaaGTTTACATTTCTTAATCCTCCTATCTTATCCATTGtggttaccttcattttcattcacattttaccCTCTCTAAGAATGGAAGGTCAtttatcctttttattattttacaactaTAATTAGCAATACTTTTAGCACTTTACAAAATTAAAGGTAATTATCATGCAACCCATTGTGGCCTACATTAAACAAAATATGTCACAATCAACAGGTAAGTGGCAATTTTACCGGTCACTTGCATCTATGTACATTTTTAACAGTGAACAAAATATAAGCCCTCAGTCCtcaatactttcttttatttttattttcacatttcattttttatgcccaTATGTAACACTTCTATACTCGGTATAGAAACCAGGACCTCATGCTTTGCCGTATATTGATCAATGTGCCCATGGACTCACACCAAAATCAGGTAAATATTGCTACAAGGTAATAACCTATGGTGGCATAGCTGCCTTGCTTGAGATTCATAGAGGTTCAGTAAAATGAAAGAAGGGTTCCAAAGAGTAATGttcatttcatgttatatttaaatttatagaatgtaaggaagcttgactgggcagagaaatgaagttttacaaatgggaagatcttgagagatattagaaCGTGTATTCTACACAGGGGATATCTAAGTTACATGTGgggaataaatggactgacagaatgaaaaattaCCATTGGACAAttcagtgtttttaaagaaaatattcaatgaacagaagaatattttaaaactaaacttcATTCTTGTATTCTTTATATGAAGCTCCACCTTAAAGACTAATTAACATCTTAGAATAACAAAATGATCAAGAAGCATGTGAACTAGGGAAAATATGCTGGTGTGTCATCGATTCCCCTTCAACCATAAAGACAGGATATAAGAATGAGGTGCTAacctttaaaagtcttggaaaaatcaggaattcaaagcttactataaacataggaaaagcaatatacagcaaaccaatagcctacatcaaactaaattgagagaaagttgaaggaataccactaaaatcagggagtagtcaAGGATGCCCccttaaacaaattcagcaaagtggctggatacaaaattaactcaaacaaatcagtagcctttctctattcaaaggatgaataggctaagaaaggaattagggaaacaacaccttcagaataatcacaaataaaataaaataacccagtgtgactctaaccaagcaagtgaaaatcctgttcggtaagaacttcaagtctctgaagaaagaatagaagatctcataagatggaaagatctcccattctcacagattggcaggattaacattatAAAATTGGCCATctgtccaaaagcaatctactgattcgacgaaatctccatcaaaattctaactccatTCCCAATGGAGGTAGAAAGAGCGATTTGGAAATTCACTTGCattaacaaaaaaacaggatcctgagaactatactcaacaagaaaaaaaaattctgggggaatcaccctccctaaccttaagctgtattacagagcaatagtgataaaaatgttatGATACTGGTACAGCgataggcaagtagatcaatggaatagaataggagacccagaaatgaacccatacacctacctatggtcacttgatttttaacagaagaactaaaaccatctagtgggaaaaagatagctttttcaacaactggtgctgaaTCAACTGGCACTCAGCATGTAGACTGCAAATCAAacctttcttatcaccctgtacacagttaaaatccaagcaaatcaaggatctccacataaaaccagatatactcaacttaaaagaagaaaacatggggaagagcctagaaTACATGAGCCTGGAatacttgggaaaatttcctgaacagaacagcaatagtttattctccaagatcaagaatcaacaaatgggacctcatcaaattgcaaagcttctgtaaggcaaagagtactgtcattagaaaaaaatggctactaacagattggaaaagatttttatgaatcctacatctgatagaaggcttacaACCAATATACACATAGAATTCAAatagttggactccagagaatcaaattactctattacaaaatggggagcagagctaaacaaagaattctcaattgaggaatatcaaatggccaaaaagaacctaaaggactggtcaacatctttagtcatcagagaaaatgcaaatcagtaTCACCCTGTGATTCAAcgccacaccagtcagaatggctaagatcaaaactcaggcaacagaggtaggcgaggatttggagaaggaggaacactcctcctttgtaggtgggagagcaagctgggacaactctggaaatctgtttggaggacccagctttacacactcctgtgcatatacacaaaaagggctccaacataaaacaaagaaacatattcCATTACattcacaacagccttatttacaatagccaggagctggagagaacccagatatccGTTCAtctaaagagttcacatggaaagacccctggcttcaactgcatatgtagcagaggatggccttgttgggcaccaataagaggagaagctcgtggtcctgccaaggctctagCCCCAGTGGAACGGAATGCTAAGGCAGGGAATCCGGAAGGAGTGGGCAAACGGGTGGGGGTGAACCCTCATATAAGAGGAGGAGGGACGATGAGCAAGGGGGTTCATGGtaagaacccacacacacacagagaaaaaggaatgagGGGCTGGGGTAGTTGTTAAAACTCAACTGGTAAAGCATTTGTCCTGAAAACCTGACTGCTGATCTTGGGATAAGGGGATCCGCAAAGCTCACTTGCCTACAAGTGTGAGGATCAGTGTGCTCCAAGACAGTAAATAAAGCACACCATGGACTTGCTTGAGTGgagtctccagaacagagggacgatgggctggaacccacagggaggcctgCTTGCCTGAGCTCAGGCCTTAGAACCCCATGGTGGTACAACATAACTAGCAGTCGACATTGTCTCTGACCACCACACCCTAAGCTCCACACGTGTGGGGCACAGGAAGTGAGATGAGGACAATCTCTGTCCTTCACATGTGTATCGATGTAAAAACAACAGTACAGAAGGTGATTACATGGGAGCATGGTTCTAAATGTCTTTGAtccattattattttatactatattattatattgtatcatatacattatattatattatacattattatattgCATCATATTATGTATTAAGAAAGTcgtcatagaatcagggggagtgggaagtgggatggaagaggcaggacaggatataacattgaaatgtaaatgtatgaactatctaataaaaatgaaaaaacagaaaacaacaacaacaacaaagaagaaagaaaatctagatAGGGGTCTTGGCAATAACAGCTCTAGTTTTGTTTAGTAGAGAACTCAGTTTGATTGCtaagacacacagggcagctcacaactgtctatagctgcagttccaggggatcctgcaCCAGGTTCTATCACaatggtacacagaaaatacacagaggcaaatcaacggtatttatgtgtgtgagtgtgtgtgtctttttgtatgtttacaaaatgtaagggttaacataagaataaaattatgtagTTTCATTAAGGCCTAGGAGCTGCTGTTCCACAGTGTGGAGGTCTCATACGACTAAGAGCATTTAGCAGGTATAAAACCCAGGGGTCCCCAGTGAAAATGAGCCTATGTATGACCACTCTCTACCCTCAGATTGTAGCCCTGGAAGTTGATTTGTCTTCCTCCTTAGCCCTGAGTGTCCCTAGCAGTTCCTACCCTCCTCCTTTTACTCCCCTCATCAATTTGAAGCCCCATTACCTGCCCCTCCAATCAGATTCATCCACATGATGATGACACTCATGGATCATACTTTCAATTTTCTCCACGTCCCCAACACAGGCCGCTCTTTGTAATCGACCCACGGGATCATACCCAATCAGATAGAGGGGAAATTTCGTCGTTTTCTTTTGATGCAGGCATCCAAAACCAGGACAGGAGCGCCACAGACGGGTGTACCAGCGTCCCCTTCTGGGGAACTTCAATGCCAGAGCATCATATTCA
Coding sequences within it:
- the LOC134482487 gene encoding ankyrin repeat domain-containing protein 7-like, translating into MEEDFEYDALALKFPRRGRWYTRLWRSCPGFGCLHQKKTTKFPLYLIGYDPVGRLQRAACVGDVEKIESMIHECHHHVDESDWRGRTSLHYASAHNHPDVVTLLLENKSNINIQDDEGCTPLIKAAQRDNTHCVCVLLRHNANPNLMDYSGNTAFHHAISRGSIAIVKMLLEYNVDIEAKTEYGLTPLQLATYENQTEMINFLESMSADAQAVQVSNRYSFFSSTILVLFLMVRIA